ATCTGCATTAATTTTGTTCACAGTGATCTGGTCCACACGACCGAAACCCTGAACGAATCTCAAAGGTCGACAGACAAGTCGGAGAAAGAAACCCAAAACTGTGACGTCCGCTTGGCTCGGGAGAACCAAAACCTTCACCTTGAGCTCATGATGGTGAAGGGCGAGAAAGCCCACATGACCAAAGGTTAACCCTCATGTGAAGGTGGGACCATACTCAGGGTTACGATGACCCCCATAAAGCTGTTTATTTCTCGTTGCAGAGTTGAAGATCTACATCACGAAGCTGGATGACGAGCTTGCTTTGCTGACGTCTTTGAACAAGCGGTATTCGCAAAAGATCCACAGTCTGGAGAAGGACTGCAAAGAAAAGGCCAGGATCATCCGCCAGTTACGAAGGAAGAATTTGAATGGTGGGGGTAGGCAAAGTTATGAAAgataaaaacacttttgaggagtgatgtttttgtgtttgttagtGAGCACGCTATTTTCTGGTTCATTGAGAGTGATGTGTCTGATCTAACAGAAGGATcacttttttgttcaaaatggaaaaaaattgccttcATACGCACCTTTGCCCATTGTAGTTGTTCATTTCCATGCAATCTTTACCAACCGATCAatcagctagctagctaataaACTTAACAACTTCTTCCTTGACCCATGGGGTACGCCACAAAGTTTCATGAAGCTCAGGTAATTAACCAGCCAACCAACCAACCACGATTTCTTCGGCCCACTCACAATCCCTCCACCAAAGCTTTAAGGACATCAGGTATGTAATTGCGTAATCATTTGGGCTGACTGACCATTTCACCAATCAAACAATGAGTAATTACCCACTTTAGAGAACTAACCCACCAACTACTTAATTCCATGGCCAATGCACCATCCTGATACCAAATTGGATGAAAATGGATAAGTAAATTTTGCGGGATCCTGTTTACTGAGAAACTATCCAACCAGCACTCTTAACTAAaacgttatttttttgttcatgcacTTACCAACTAGGTTTCAAGGAAATCAGGTCAGTCGTTTTTACATCATCCTGTTAATTGATTAACCAACAAGTCAGTTGATTTAACACAATTTTGATCAGTACTTCATCGAACATCCACACCATAGTATCCTTTCATTGAATTCAGGTAAATGGGTATTCTGTTACCCTATTGACTGTCAGACTAGATAGACAATTAGCTGACTTGCAATAAGCACCAATCTTTTCCTTGGCAGATACATCACTCTTTTACAAAGTGTAAATGAAATCAGAACCACTAAGTACTGTGATTGGGATCAAAACGGCGCAGAATACAAGCTTCTCAGAGAAAATAATTGAAGCACAATTGACTGAACTGTTGTCTTGACCCGTCACAGGTTTACCTGTTCAGTCCTCCCTTAGatcgggggaaaaaagatgagtTATACTTCTCTTCATACAGCACTTCACGCAGTGTCTCCATCTGATGATCCGCATGCAGCCGACCTGCAGCAGGAAGAACTCACAAAGTTAAAAACAGAACTGGAAAATTCTCAGGAACACATACAACTCTTAAGTAGCCAAGTGGGTCAATCAGAGATTGGTTGTTGAACGTAATGTGTTTTCCAGAAATTGTATTTAATAACTACTGTCTCTCTCTGCGGGTGTCGCTGTACACAGATCGATGAACTGCAAGAGACCAACGTCACGCTGGAACAAAAGCTCAAGGGAGCGGGGCACAAGTCCTCGGGCAAAGTGGCCGATCTCACCTCGAAGAATCACGAACTGTGTCAAGAGATCACGGACATACGCAACCTCGCCAGGATGATGGAGATGGAGAAGAGGCAAAAGTTGAAAACTGCCGACATGAAATTGCAAGATCTGAAAGTGAGGGTGAACTAGGATCACTTAGTTCAACCCTGAGAGAAACATCATGGAGTGAGAATTTGTTTCTTCCTCCAACAGGATGTTAACTGGAAGCAACAGGAAGTCATTAAAAACCTGGAGGATCAGCTCAGTAAAAAAAGAACGGTCAGGGCTACATGTATGGTGCATTGTATCCAGTAGATGTACTCAAAGTTTTGCTTTCACTTTTTCACTCCTGATTCCTAATCGCAGGCTTCAGATCTACCAGatgaagacaaacagacacCAAGGACTGTTGGCCGTCAGGGCAACATTCACGTTGTAAGCCACGTTGAGCTTTTAAAATTTTGCGGCAAAGAAGTAGCCTTGGTTCTTCTGTAAACCGCCTCGCTGTTCTTGTTTTCGGGGGATTCCTTTACCAGGAAGCTTCTGACCTGGATTTGATCAAATCCCAGCTTGAAGATCAGTTGGGGGATCTCAAAGAGCAGAATGAAAATTTTAAGGGAATGGTGGATTTACTGGCGGCAGAGAAGAGCAGGCTGCAGGATAAAGTGCAGAAGATGATGTCTCTTGGTAAAGTGCACTGCATTTTTGACTTCCTGAATTTTATACCATTGCCGGTCACTTCTGAATTTTGGTGTTGTTCAGAGAAAGTCTTGGTGCTGGAGTTGGAGGGCTGGCGGACAAAATACGGCATTTGTGGAAGGGCACGCTCGCCATCGCGTCTGGATGCTTTTGTAAAGAGTTTGGAGGAGGAAAGGGATCACTATCGCCGGGAGGCTGAACACTATAAATACGTTAGCGTGTCCAGCAGCTCCAGTCGCAGTCCAGACCGGCAGAGGAGTCACGCAATCGAGGTAATTAATAAAAACTATTCATCCTGACTTTGTTGGTCAACAACACATGTCTATttatagaaaacaaaacaacagcctGATTACCAAAACTCCAACCCACCTGATGAAATTTGCAACCTGAAAGAGGCTCTCAGACTGGTAGAAGAAAATCTCCACCaggtgacaaaagaaaaaatctctCTAATGGAAGAATTGAACGTAAGTCCCGCCGAATTTCCTGCTTTCCACCTGTATCGTTTATTATGGATTCTAAGAGATGTCTTTTAAACTGTAACCAAAGGAAATGCGGAAGGCCCACCAAAGGTTAAACACGCCTCCGGGAATCCTGAACCCGAAGGAACTGTTCAAACAGgcggcaaaaaaaatccaacagttGACGAAAGCAAATGACGGACAGATGGAGGAAATTGAGGTTAGCATAGATGGACAACTGTTCAGTACCAATTTTGTCACATACAAGTACTACTTTATAACTGTTCTCCACAGCCCGAGCGACGCAAATCGAATACAGAGATCTCAAATCTGCCATCGGAAGAAAACATCCAACACGCGACAGCAGAAGAAGACGCGCCGGAGGAGGAATTTCGGGTTACTACTTATATTTCTCCTTTTATTAGCCAACGTTAAACAAAATAtacgtgcatgaatgagagaggcagagggggaagagtgaacctccagggagaaaagatagcgagggtggacgacttcaaatacttggggtcaacaatccagagcaatggtgagtgtggtaaggaggtgaagaaacgggtccaagcagggtggaacagttggcagaaggtgtctggtgttctatgtgacagaagagtctccgctaggatgaagggcaaagtttacaaaacagtggtgaggccggccatgatgtacggattcgagacggtggcactgaagaaacaacaggaagcagaactggaggtggcagaaatgaagatgttgaggttctctctcggagtgaactggttggataggattagaaatgagctcatgagacggacagccaaagtcggatgttttggagacaaggttagagagagcaggcttcgacggtttggacatgtccagaggcaagagagtgagtatatttgcaGAAGGGTGGTGAgattggagctgccaggcaaaagagggagaggaaaaccaaagaaaaggtcgacggatgttgtgggggaggacatgaggacagtgggtgttagaaaagGACAGTggacagaggaagatgcacgataaaggcttcgatggaaaagatgacacgctgtggcgacccctaacaggacaagccgaaaggaaaagaagaagaagaaaaagacttATGTTTCTCCTATTGTAGACAATTTTCCATTATGATGGGTCTTTTAACACATACGGCCACAACAAGGCCCGCAATTTAAAAAGGACTAGTCAGGATCAtgtcttttaaaataatcaaatccATCAATCTCTGTAAGAGTCCTACAGCTTTCCACTAGAATTTTGGAACCAACTGCTTCAGGTCTGGGATTTCAATCATGCCCATTTATTCTTTGGTGACGCACACAGACACCCAAGTGCCCAGAACAGCAAACCCAAAACACACTACTGAATGCCGATCATGAACTGGCATCTTTGAGATTGTGCGTGCCTAACTGAAGATGTCCCCCGATCTGTAACGCTCCAGCCCGATCGGCGTGATTCGACCATGTCTGCTGAAATCCTCGACCTGAAAGAGGAGCTTAGGCTGGCTGAAGATAACTCCCAGGTGTTGATGGCTGAAAAAGACTCACTCATGGAAGAGTTTCAGGTTCGTGGCATAAGACCGCTTGTGATTTTACACCGATGTTTATAGATTTAGGTAATTCCAAGTATGGATTTCTTCAACTGCTAGCAAAAGCAGCTGGAGTGTGAGCAACACAGTTTAGAGATGTCAAACATCCAGGAGCGCCTTAAAATGGCAGAAGAGAAAATCCAGCAGCTGACGGGGGAAAAAGAAGCACAAATGGAAGAGTTGAAGGTTGGTGGAGGGTCACCTTTCTGTGTATTATAACGGATCATTCATTGTATGGATTTTTCAACACTTGAGATTTTGTCATTTAGCGAATGCGGGGGCAGCTGGCAGCACCATCTGCTGAAATCACCAAACTGAAAGAAGAGCTCCGCCAGGCAAAGGACCGAATCCCGCAGGTGTCGACTGCAAAAGATCCGCTGATGGAGGAACTGAAGGTTGCTAGCCTAACTGGAGGAGCACTTGTATCGTTAGCATTGAGATGGTCCTTTAACAGACGTACGCACGTTTCTCGACATTTAGAAAATGCAGCAGGAGCATGAAAAGCAACTCTCGGACGTCTCTGCCGAAATCTCAAAACTGAAAGAGGAGCTTCAACGGGCAGAAGAAAAGATCCACCAGTTAACCTCTGAAAAAGACTCACTGGTGGAGGAGTTGAAGGTTGGTACCGGAGGACTTTCTGAATTGTCACATGATAAGACTGTCATAAAAGGAAGTTGTCAAAAATGCATTTCCATAGCAAAAGCAGCTCCGGCATGAGGAGAATGACTCAAAGACATCTGCTCAGATGGTCATGCTAAAAGAAAAGCTTAAAAACGCAGAAGAGAAAATTCAGCAGGCAAGGTCAGAAAAAGACACAAAGACGGAAGAATTGAAGGTCAGTACCGCACGGGATCTTCTGTGTTCGAGTCGGGTGCACATTCTCATGGATTTTAATCTGAATGTAAGAAAAACATTGCGAATCCTTAGAAAATGCAGATACAGTTCGACAACGACAGATTAAGTACATTTGATAAAATCGCAAAACTCAAAGAGCAACACAACTTGGCTGAAGAACAAGTCCATCTAATGAAGGATGAAAAACAGTCGCTGATGGAGGAACTGAAGGTTTGTCCTGCAGGACTTCCTGTGCCGAGTCCCCAAATCTACTCGCGACCATTGGAACTAATGAATTCTGAATTAATTTACTTCTACGTGCAGCAACAGAAGCTACAGCATGAGCAACACACCTCCAACACATGTGCTGAAATCTCAGACCTGAAAGAGAAGCTCGGAGTGGCCGAAGCAAAAATGCAGCAAGTGACGGCAGAAAAAGACACGCAAATGGAGGAATTTAAGGTTGGTACTGGAAGACGTCCATTATCTCGACAAATATGAATGAATTGCTACATTTTCTAATCCATAGCAAAAGCAACTGCAAGATGTGGAGAACCACTCAAAACAATCCGACGAACTGTTCGCGCTCAAAGAGaaaattacaaagacagaaGAAAAACTGCAGCAGGTGAAATCTGAAAAAGACACGCAGATGGAAGAATTGCaggttgggtgttggatgacgTCTGCCGGTCTTCACGTGGGCttttcagtcaggaatacgccACGTTTCCCACTCCACAGAAAATTCAGGTGCAGCACGACGAGCAGCACTCGAAAGCCTCCGCGGAAATCGTAAAACTAGAAGAGAAGCTCAGACTGGCGGAAGAAAAAATCCAAGTGGTGAAAGGTGAAAAAGACTCACTGACGGAAAAATTGGAGGTAAGAAAAGCATCCACAGTGTAAGACCCGTGTATTTTTGTACCTGAATAAATGTCTCAATATTTTAACAACGACAGCTGCAACAGAGTACTCATCAAAACTCAAATACAGCCAATGAAGTTGTAAAACTAGAAGGGAAGCTGACAGcaacagaaaaagaaatccAGCAGTTGACGGCTGAAAAAGACTCGCTGGCGGAGGAACTGAAGGTCGGTACCGGAAGACCTCTTTTGCGACGTATTCGTCGTCATACGGATGAATCAAACAAAGTTATATTTTCTGTTCTATAGCTCCTGCAGCTGCAGAATGAGCAACTCACCGCAAGCACCTCTGCTGAAATCTCGAAACTGAAGGAGAGTCTCCGACTCGCAGAAGAAAAAATCCGGCAGGTGAAGGAGGTAAAAGACTCACAGTTGGAGGAACTTGAGGTAAACAATGGAGGATAATGTATTCCACTATTGTGTGATGGATATGTTGTATTGCAATAATACAGATTGAGAGTGTATTCATTTTCAGatttacagtacagcctcgtttctcgaccacaatctttTCCAGAAattggttcgagaagtgatttgttcaaaatccaaattgaaatgtcccattacaattaatggaaaaatgaataatgcgttccaagcctaaaaaagtgggctttttaaaagcattttttagcttttccttatAATAAACTCCATAGTAGAAATTCATGTATAgtgtaaatactttatataatgaaatagtttcagaaatatatttatttttttgcttaaaatgtatgctttagtagttgACTAggttaggctgggagtgcattgctgtatctgtagtgactcggccccAAGCTTTgtaacccctttttttttttactaacaaaagtgcagaataactttaaacaagcaataatgagggcgggggagcaaagaaaattgttttttattttcagaaaaagtaacatacaaaaacattaactcgtaactcgagttaacgaaatctttgaaacaaaacaaaaatgcagaactgctattggaacagagcattattcaatttcacaagaaaaaaaaaaatctcttcggtgggggtgactcacccccctggaagttcttttcttttcccaaagaatttatctagtgtcacttctttggagccatggtTGGGGGTgaatagtcctcaataggaagaaaaaacagtaaCAGTAAATGTAGCTACTGGGACACGTCTACAGGCTGCGTAAAATACAATaaagcacgtcgtgggtcagctggtcgggccgtgcccgttatgttatttccagattttttcgGGGGCCATTTAAGTACtggatttttgttcgaaaacagaaccaaaaaaaatctcaaaattttcattcgaaaaccgatttgttcgagaacggggacgttcgagaactgaATTTTCACCGTAATTGGTTATAAAATCAACTGCAACCTACTTCCACATAAGGATCTGAGTTCAGCCTGCCGCACACTGAGTGACGTGGCCGAAACCGATGCAATTTTTCCGTTGCCGCACAACTGTAGATGTGCAATGCTCACTCACTTAGTGTGCCGCAAAGAGTTGCtacgacaccctgaactattTAAAATAGATTAAATTGATTTAATTAGACTAAATTGTTATATTAAATATGACTTCGAActgagggagctaacatatgttgACCACTGTACTGCTGCatgttacaaaaaacaaactagaAATTCATTCTTGattcaaattgaaattgaaCATCGAGCTTTTAGACGCCTTATAACATTCCGTAGTAATCTGTAGCTGTCGTAGTTTTTGTACTTACTTGTCCCGTGAGCTCACCAAAACATCTTTGACAAGTAATAGCTGTTGTCGTCTTTGAATGTTCTCGCTGCAGCCACTTGACCAAAGCTCTGACGAAGTTTTCGAACTGAAAGACAAGCTCAGGCTGGCTGAGGAAAAAATCCAGCTGGTGACTGCGGAAAAAGACTCACTGATGGAGGAGTTGAAGGTTGGTAGCAGAAGACTTCCTTTACGGTTGTGGATGCATTcaacaaaaactgcattttcaaaTCAGAAACGGCAAAAGACAAGTTCAAGTACAGCTGATGAAATTGCACAGCTGAAAGAGAAGCTGAGACTGGCGGAAGAAAACATCCAGCAGTTGACCAgagaaaaagacacaaaagaagTCGAGGTGAGTAACAAGGGGAAGCGTGTAGATAGTTGTGGAAATGAGATTCATCAAGACTTCTTTTCCAATTAGGAGCAAAAGCAGAACCAACTCGATGACCAAAGCGCAAATgtggctgctgaaattgtgaaactgaaaaaaaaacttcaacggAGAGAAGACAAAATCCTGCAGTTGACCAAAGAAAAGGACTCCAATGAGGTCGAGGTGAGTAACGAGAAAGGTTGTGGTTAGTTCCAAAAATTGCGTCCACCAAGACTGACTTTTCTATTTGGCAGCAAAAGCAGAAGCAATTAGAGGAGCAAAGCGCAATTGTGGCTACTGAAGTAGTTCAACTGAAAGAGAAGCTGAAACGGGCGGAAGACAAAATCCAGCAGGTGGCAGTCGAAAAAGATTCGCTGATCAAGGAGCTGAAGGTTAGCACAAAAAGACTTTTATCTGTTCAGATACGGCCAAATTggacaaaaactacattttactaACCCGCAGCAAAAGTCGAGTTCAAATACAACTGATGAAGTCTCCGACCTGAAAGAGAAGCTCAGACTGGCTGAAGAAAAAATTCATCATGTTACATCTGAAAAAGACTCACTGACGGAGGAACTGAAGGTTTGTATCTGGAGACTTTTCTTCCGACTTTTACAGCTATGATGAATTCAACACTACGTGACCTAATTTGTAGCAAAAGTCCAGTTCTAACACATCCGAAGAAATCTCCAACCTGAAAGAGAAGCTGAGATTGGCTGAAGAAAAAATCCAACAGGTGACAGTGGAAAAAGATTCACTCAAAGAGGAATTGAAGGTTAGCGGCGCTAACCCACTAACGGCAACAAAAGACTCTTAGCGAAGGTCATAAATGCACATTAGAGTGAATTCATGTCCCGATCTTCCATCAAAACCAGATCCGTGGCGATCAAAGATCAAATACGTCTGATGAAGCTTTGAATATTTTGCGAGAGAAGCAGCGGGTGACGGCTGAAAAAGACTATCTGAGGGAGGAATTAAAGGTAGGCACGGCTGCTGCATTTCCgattctatttattttattttagtggccctatttatgtatttaccgtaatttccagcctacaagctgcaactattttcacaagctttcaaccccgcggtttatggggcgatgcggcgctagcatcaACGCGGCGCTAGCGGtagcccacctggttataagcctcagtaacACAGagttaatgctaatgctagcgctgtgctaacgctgcACTAACaatagcgccgcgctaatgctagtccgtgctaacgttaaactctttctgtgtaccgaggcttgtaaccaggtgtgctctgtaggccaggtaTTACGGTACTCTCTTATGCTatcaaaaactattttaacaGTGTAGATAAATACTTGCTAGCTTGCTTGCTTTTGTATAGCACTAAAGATAAACTATATTGGGACTCTTTTCAGGGCGGGGAGATTTCCACGCTGCAGTACGGACGTGGACACGAAAACAGGATTCTCGACCTGCAGAATCTCATTCGTAGTGTGAGTCCCATTGCGGTCTCCCGGGACATTTGTCAACACGACACTGGACGCCCCCGATGTGGAACATTGATTTGGGCCGCGGTAACCTTTCACATGTTGAACCAGATAAACTGAACACgatagaagaaaacaaaaacattgagcTATAATACTGAAAtctgtgtacagtattttgaataCAGGTACGTGCGTTATTCATAACTATTGCAGCGTAGCATGGTGATCAACATTTCTGGAAAGTTTCCAATCAACATCCACGGCATTGGTCTTTTACTGCTAATATTTATAACACACTTCCCTTAAAAAGTCCAAAGTTCTTGTGTTGCGCCACTGACTTGTGATTTGTGTTTTGCGGGCTGAAGCTGGAGCAGGAGAACCTGGAGCTGCGTTCACAGGTTTTCGCGCTACGGGACCGCGAACGGGATGTGGAGCGGCAAATGGACGCTCGCTCTGCTGCGCTGGTTCAGAATGCGGAGGACGCGGCACGGCAGAGGAGAGCGGCGTCCGGTCTTCGGTTTGTTTCCGCCGTTTATTGCGCAGCACTTTCGCATCGCAGGGAGTGGAAGggccagctgtcattgggccggaggcggggtacaccttgaactggtcgccagccaatcgcaggccacatagagacaaacagccgcatccacaatcacaccttggggcaattttagaatgtctaaataatgctgcatgtttttgggatgtgggaggaaaccggtgtgcctggagaaaacccacccgggcacgaggagaacatgcaaactccacacaggcgggtcggggatgGAAcgcgagacctcagaactgtgaggccaacgctttctagatGTGCCGCCACTCCACATCTACTGTCAAGTAAATTTTGTTATCTGATTTAATGTAACCCACCACCGCTAATTTAGGACTATGTAATCTGTAACAGGTGGTTTGGATAGAAAGACACAGACACAATCGACAAAACACAACGGACATTGGTAATGCTTTAGCAAATTGTAAAGCCTCATTGGAACACTTGAGGATGCTGACCCCCACCCAAACCCCCAAAGTAGAGACAAACAAGACTTTTGGTCTCTACTGGGGCAGCTTCATCTTTTGTggagccggtgtgacggtctgagcgctcctcccggtgctgaaaagtctccttgtgattaacgtgCATGCGTGTCCAGTTTGTAAAcctccggccagtctgaaacatccccatccacgtTTCAACGTGTACTATTCGaaaacttgtcgccgagcgttcatgttcgctgtggacgtctcggaaagacgaacacagcgaatgtgCATATATgcgtatatctttttatcaacttttgttttaaggttagagttataacatatgttagctccctcaacgtagaagaaggggaactatgagaccgggggatttcccagtaagcgtctgctacgtacccagagttcccctgttagtaacgcatgcgcattcatcacaaggagacttttcagcaccggtcCGGAACGTTAACCCTGCAATAAACGAGGGATTACTCAATACGGACAAATTCAACGCTTTAAGTCAAAGTTTGTCATTTCACGATTTGTCAAAAGGCGCCAGCAGGAGCAGATTCAGGACGCGCTGTTGGACCTCCAGCAAATGCTGTCTGTAAAGAACGACGAGTTGCACGCCGCTCACAGCCAGATGGAAAAACTGGAGGACGTCATCGGTAAGATGCAGGGCTCAAATTCGCGCGTGgacttttgtttccattttgtcCCCGGTTCACGGCAcgtgtttcccccccccccccccccccccgccagaGTCGCTGAGTCAGCAGCTTTACCAACACAAGCAGGAAACGGAGGTCCTTCGCATCTCTTTCTCGGCGTTGTGTATAAAAAAGGACGTCGTGCAGGAGGAGGTGGCCAAAAAGAGCAAAAAGCTGGAGGTTCTCCAGGAGCAGCTCGCCAAGAAGGTCGCCTCGATGATATCTTTAAAAGTTATCTTTACACTTCGATGCACTAATAGCGCACCGTTTTCGCCAGAAGCTTCCGGACAATAACCAAACGCATCTGATGTGAGTGTCTCCGCCCCAAAGAGGCAACCGAAGTCCGCGCCGCTCACGTCATCTGCTGGTTTTTTTGCGTCGCAGACAGCTGGAGGTGGAAGTGAACAGCCGCAAGAGGGAGCTGGCTGCTCAGAGGGTACTGGAGAACCACCAGGAGGCGCTCTCGAGACTCAAAAGAGACAACGAGTTGATCATCGGCGAGTACAGGAGGCTGCAGGACGACGTGGCCGCCGTGACGCTGGAGAAGCAAGTAAGCGACGGGGTTCAACGCTGCTCGGCGGGAGAGTCTCACGCAATTCAGACTCCTGAACGTCTCGTCCAGGCCGCTCACGAGGAGACGGAAGCGGCTTTACGCGAACGCGATGAGCTCAGGCAAAGAGTCCATTCCTACGTCAATACCGTGTCCAGGATTGAGAACGTCTTGAAGATGAAGGCAAGAGAAAACCGCAGCGCACTCGGATCATTGTTGACGCCTTTATAGCAGGTTGGCGACGGCTTTTGAAGAGGGTCCGGATGGCCCAATTTAGTAATGTGATTCTCGGCTTCGGGTGCGAGAGGTCCCCGGTTCTTTAAAGACATGCATGTCTTCACATGGTGACTCATGTGGGGCCTATAAAAGTTTCTCTTTGGGTTCGTGGACGAGGGGTATGATTCTGGGCGAGAGGTTCTGGGTGCCGGTCCTGGATCTGCACTTGAGTTATATGCCAAGTAAGGGGACGTTCAGATGTcgtggctcgttggtctagtcgtatgattctcgcttcgggtgcgagaggtcccgggttcaaatcccggacgagCCCTCTTTAAATTAGAGTTTTCGATTTGAGCTCATCTGTGGCTCGTTGGTCTCCGGGTAGAAGTCTCGCTTCAGGTGTGAGGAACTGTCACATGGTAGCATCGATTATCAGGATTTTTATGCTCCTGCtcaaggtccactgtcatgaaatgtatgatttttagtatattattgatgaaaaaaaggcagccggaatggaccgagcagctttttcaccacacaagatgattttgacctgtatggctttttgtcactctcgAGGGAttacgttagtagcagacgcccactcaggcggtctcgtctgttcctactagttttacctgctggaaggcaccactttgttccttcgtgttagctgaaatgccggctcgttgtattgctggacattgctcgaacgctcgggaggatggattcgctcttcatacttttccaaaagacccggttcgccgTGAAAAacagattgcacgggtgcaaaggacgagcgcttcgtgggtttcaaatgacgggtaggtgtgtatacaaatactaaaacaaataatagtttgggggcctggggggggggacgtaatcctctcagaatttATCAAAAGATCCACGCACGTTAGTGCTAAATGTGACGATGTACCCGTCGTCCGCCACGGACGaggtccggtgtgacggtctgagcgctcct
Above is a genomic segment from Syngnathoides biaculeatus isolate LvHL_M chromosome 7, ASM1980259v1, whole genome shotgun sequence containing:
- the LOC133503150 gene encoding centrosomal protein of 135 kDa-like isoform X7, coding for MLTGSNRKSLKTWRISSVKKERSGLHASDLPDEDKQTPRTVGRQGNIHVEASDLDLIKSQLEDQLGDLKEQNENFKGMVDLLAAEKSRLQDKVQKMMSLEKVLVLELEGWRTKYGICGRARSPSRLDAFVKSLEEERDHYRREAEHYKYVSVSSSSSRSPDRQRSHAIEKTKQQPDYQNSNPPDEICNLKEALRLVEENLHQVTKEKISLMEELNEMRKAHQRLNTPPGILNPKELFKQAAKKIQQLTKANDGQMEEIEPERRKSNTEISNLPSEENIQHATAEEDAPEEEFRPDRRDSTMSAEILDLKEELRLAEDNSQVLMAEKDSLMEEFQQKQLECEQHSLEMSNIQERLKMAEEKIQQLTGEKEAQMEELKRMRGQLAAPSAEITKLKEELRQAKDRIPQVSTAKDPLMEELKKMQQEHEKQLSDVSAEISKLKEELQRAEEKIHQLTSEKDSLVEELKQKQLRHEENDSKTSAQMVMLKEKLKNAEEKIQQARSEKDTKTEELKKMQIQFDNDRLSTFDKIAKLKEQHNLAEEQVHLMKDEKQSLMEELKQQKLQHEQHTSNTCAEISDLKEKLGVAEAKMQQVTAEKDTQMEEFKQKQLQDVENHSKQSDELFALKEKITKTEEKLQQVKSEKDTQMEELQKIQVQHDEQHSKASAEIVKLEEKLRLAEEKIQVVKGEKDSLTEKLELQQSTHQNSNTANEVVKLEGKLTATEKEIQQLTAEKDSLAEELKLLQLQNEQLTASTSAEISKLKESLRLAEEKIRQVKEVKDSQLEELEPLDQSSDEVFELKDKLRLAEEKIQLVTAEKDSLMEELKKRQKTSSSTADEIAQLKEKLRLAEENIQQLTREKDTKEVEEQKQNQLDDQSANVAAEIVKLKKKLQRREDKILQLTKEKDSNEVEQKQKQLEEQSAIVATEVVQLKEKLKRAEDKIQQVAVEKDSLIKELKQKSSSNTTDEVSDLKEKLRLAEEKIHHVTSEKDSLTEELKQKSSSNTSEEISNLKEKLRLAEEKIQQVTVEKDSLKEELKIRGDQRSNTSDEALNILREKQRVTAEKDYLREELKGGEISTLQYGRGHENRILDLQNLIRSLEQENLELRSQVFALRDRERDVERQMDARSAALVQNAEDAARQRRAASGLRRQQEQIQDALLDLQQMLSVKNDELHAAHSQMEKLEDVIESLSQQLYQHKQETEVLRISFSALCIKKDVVQEEVAKKSKKLEVLQEQLAKKLEVEVNSRKRELAAQRVLENHQEALSRLKRDNELIIGEYRRLQDDVAAVTLEKQAAHEETEAALRERDELRQRVHSYVNTVSRIENVLKMKDQENLELTERFRTACSDLQERENRLQHAEGLIGSVRLELLSSEKERQHLREALVHKDREIQQGMQENCSPVELKGNFLAFLACAGLADVQGASGHVRPRRFPTGGGPPRTPGGESVSPGRPRVGQGALRQNGLGQGDGRPATFAQEHGAGKGHHQAGGRSDGGGAPEGAPGQREAGAAQHGGHAGLQPAGDVPSPPGGQRQGRRAQGPPPQAHAGREQDRGPREGGDQSAGESHSAADQDGGPEQQRTRTRGPSRPALIRHLLQALEGLLARRPHGRSSSDGPRQPRTRRRNQPDRRPPKERP